Within Oreochromis aureus strain Israel breed Guangdong linkage group 19, ZZ_aureus, whole genome shotgun sequence, the genomic segment TAAAAGCTGAAGATTTGAGCGCACACAGTGGCGCTTGCCAATGGTCAGATTTACATCTCAGATGCAATTTGGTCTTCAAGCCTTCTCTGAAAACTTCTCAGTGCATTCTCACTACTTTACTTCTCCTTGTTCTTGCAGAACCAAATGCACAGGGAAACTGTGTTTTTAAGAATAATGGAAAATGGATAGCCAGCGATTGTGATAAGGAGCGATATTTCACATGTTGTACTGACCCTTTGGTTCTGGTGAAGGAGAATAAGACGTGGGAGGAGGCATTGGATCACTGCAGGTCTCTGGATAGAGTCAACACAAATAATCCAACCTTTTCATACTGGAACCACCGCTACGACCTGGTCACGCTGATCTCTCCATTTGACCATACTTATGCACGAGAGAGAGCACAAGAGGCTACCACTGATGAGGTTGGCCAGTTTGCTACACTGTATTTGTATTGAGAAACTCTTTATTTGTTACAAGTTTTTGTATGTGGACCTCTCTATTTAATGTTGGCAGGTGTGGACAGGCCTGTGTAACCTGGCTGGTGAGTGGTTGTGGGTGAGTGGAGAGCAGATggaatataaaaatattccaaGCTGCCCATCTTACAGCTTTTGTGGCGTCCTTGAGAAGAACGGTACTGCATCCTTCAGCATGAGAAACTGCCAGCTGAGAAGGAACTTCTTCTGCTACAAGAAGCCCTAAATGCACTCAAGGCTACACTTACTTAAGTACTGTACTTCAGTATAAACTtgaagcatttttatttaaattgcaCTTATGTACATGAAAATACGCTATTGCTCAAAATATGAAATGTGGTCAAGAAGGTGAAACGATGTTTATAATAGTTTATAAGTAATAGTTTATAATACAAGAACCAGAATGTAAACTATGGTTTAAGTAGATGTTCCACTGATTTAAGATATTCCAGGACTCTAGTTTACTGGGGATTAAGAAATCTGCAAAGCGATGTATCCCAGCCTTTCTAGTTAGTTTCATTTGActttaaataaaagtgtttatttcttaaaaaaaaaaaaaaaaagcaggactttattttttttttaagctcatTCACAATTTGGTCATAATAACATGCTTGTACAAAAAACCGATGGGgcgttttgttgttgttttctttaagaagtACAGTCTCAACTTTATGGACATCCATCCAACCAAAACTGGAAATCTGGAAATCACACCAAAAGCATTCACCCATGTGTTGCTGTGCAGAGTTTGCCTTCTGTTATCTGCATATGGAAATGTTAAGGTCACTAAAGGAAAGACACAGATGTTTACCAGATACAGTCTTGTGTCTGCCAGTAAGGCACGGTGATATTTGAATAGATAGGAATAAGGGGATTtacattcaaaatgtgtttgaatGTTTGTTCTATAACAAACCGTTACTCAGTTGTGATCAAAAAGTGTTATACCTGTGCTCAGCACTTTCCACACATTTATGTCAATGTGaactcaaatcaaaca encodes:
- the LOC120434688 gene encoding secretory phospholipase A2 receptor-like; protein product: MTKMCIFIQLLLFLSPVCGQLKVAYDSPSVIMTCRDAQAYCRHNYTDLATVRNKQENEHFIDYGWIGLYREDAASPWKWSQGDEIATFTMWDTNEPNAQGNCVFKNNGKWIASDCDKERYFTCCTDPLVLVKENKTWEEALDHCRSLDRVNTNNPTFSYWNHRYDLVTLISPFDHTYARERAQEATTDEVWTGLCNLAGEWLWVSGEQMEYKNIPSCPSYSFCGVLEKNGTASFSMRNCQLRRNFFCYKKP